The Tachyglossus aculeatus isolate mTacAcu1 chromosome 13, mTacAcu1.pri, whole genome shotgun sequence sequence GAGGCGTTTTTGTCAGATGGGACAGATCCTTGTGCTGTGTGTGAGGCGGACTTGAAGGGATCGATACCCCTAGCAAGTGTCATTAGAGCTTATCGCTCTTCGGGAGGTAGCAGGGCAGTCTTTGTTTTGGAAATGCTATGTTGACACGCAGTTTTCAAAGATTTGCAGCAGATTGGAGAGCTGGGAGAAGGAACAGGTCGAGATTAAACTTGGCCGCTCAACAAAGTAGTTAGGTGCCCCTGGAATCGGAATGGGCATGAGATTGAGGCCTCTGTGGGAGACTGCGTCCCACCGtgttccccctccccagtcccagaTGACTTTTGCAAGTGAATTTGTTTCTTGCGACTAATGACCCTTTCCTGaccattttgaatttttttttaaacagggcATGGATTCCTTCTGAAAATATCCAAGATATCACAGTTAATATCCATCGGTTGCATGTGAAGCGCAGTATGGGCTGGAAAAAGGCCTGTGATGAGCTGGAACTGCACCAGCGTTTCCTTCGGGAAGGAAGATTTTGGAAATCTAAGAATGAAGACcggggtgaggaggaggcagagtccAGCATCTCCTCTACCAGCAATGAGCAGGTGAGTTTTTTGTGTTTCCCATCTATTGTTGCAAATAGGTGAGGCTATTTGAGTGCACACTCCTTACTGAACAGGTAGACTCTGGCTTCCCAATCATAAAGCGGCTTACTCTAAAGAGCTGTGTGAAAATCACATTGAGCCTGATCCTACCAGTGAGAAGGAAGTAAATTGCTCACTTTATGGAGGTGCATTAACTCGTTTAGACCACGTGGCTATTCATTCATGCACCAGGATAGGCCATTCCCTAAGTGGcgcatggaaaaaaaaagtgagcaATTTACTCCCTTTTCACCTGTAGGCTCAGGCTCATTCCTTATACTTGCAGTTGATAAAGCTCATTTCACAGGACTTGGAATAATTTGTTCTCATTTTACAATGCCCACAGCTGAAGGTCACTCAGGAACCCAGAGCAAAGAAAGGACGACGGAATCAAAGTGTGGAGCCCAAAAAGGAAGTAAGTTGCCCCGACCTCACATTGGGTGGTGGCCTCAGAAGAAGTTACTGTTTTAAAGGTGTGGTCCAAACAGTTTTCCCTTGGGCACCCGTGGGCAATATGTGTCCACGGTGAAATAGTCCGATCAGTCTAGTTTTTATACATCCTTGTGAACTCTGATATTATCATGCACGTATTCTGTTCACTAAAAAGAAATAGATTTTGGTATTGCATGTCCCCGTCGGAGTTAAGAGTTAAACTTCTTCTGGTTTAGAGAACTTTGCTggatcatactttccaagtgcttagtaccgtgctctgcacatactaagcgcccaataaatacaattgaatgaatgaacgaatgaaaacgaTGCCGCTTTTCTCCCAAAGTCATTTCGGTTTCTTCAGCACTAATAAAATGAAGACCAGAACTGATGTTATTTAAAAATGCCCGGGGTTTGGGAACTGGTGAAAAATACTCGTGTTCTCTGTCATTCTGTTTGTAAGCCAGGAGATGACAAATTTTAAGTACCGTCCTGCCTACCTCTTACTGAAAAGTATCCGTTTGGCAACTTTGTGAATTCACAATTCAACATAAATAGTAGAAATGAAGTAGAATGATTTTGGTTGAACACTCTAGCTTTCACAATATTCATTCCAAAAGCATTCATCCGAAAAGAAACCAGTTTGGTGAGGTATCCCCTGCTTATTTTGCTAGACTATCTGGAGTTGTTTTCCAAAATGATCTCTTGTGTCTGATTTCTAGATTCTCACGTACCCGCAAATGACTGTGACCTTTCATTTGTCTGTCGGTTTATCCGTGGTAATGAGAGTTTCTTTGGCCTTCTAGGAGCCAGAACCTGAAACTGAAGCTGTAAGTTCCAGCCAGGAAATCCCCACAATGCCTCAGCCAATTGAAAAGGTTTCCGTGTCAACCCagaccaagaagttaagtgcctcttCTCCAAGAATGCTGCATCGGAGCACCCAGACCTCCAATGACGGAGTGTGTCAGAACATGTGCCATGACAAATACACCAAAGTCTTCAATGACTTCAAAGACAGAATGAAGTCTGATCACAAGCGGGAGACCGAACGCGTTGTGAGAGAAGCACTGGAGAAGGTACTGGTGGCCTTTGAAGTCTCACTATTTGGGGTAAATGTTGCCTAGTGACTGAGCAGCATTTCCTGTGGTGTTTTGAAACTCGTACCTCTGCAACCGGCTTTTCAACTAGAGATAGAATCCAACCGCTCCCTTTTGTCCTGTTGTATCCTTCTGATGGTTATGGTACTCGCAGACTGCCTCAGGTCTGCACGTTTGTGAAAAACCTGAGATTGGCTCCACATGTTAGCTGGAAATAAATGTATCGAAATGGTTTCCTACACTTCTGTGGAGGCAGGCAGGGCCGATTGAATACGTAGTGTAAACTGACCTGTTTTCGACTTTGTTATTTCATCCCAGCTGCGTacagagatggaggaagaaaaaaggCAGGCTGTAAATAAAGCTGTGGCCAACAtgcagggagagatggacaaaaaATGTAAGCAGGTAAAGGAAAAGTGTAAAGAAGAATTTGTAGAAGAAATTAGGAAGCTAGCGGCCCAGCACAAGCAACTGATTTCCCAGACTAAGAAGAAGCAGTgggtaaatatgttttgtttcgttttgaaTCAGTACATTTTCTGCACACTTATCCTTGGTACGGGAGGAGATTCAGTTCTGAAAAGTGTCCTTATTTTATGCGAGGGTTCCCCCTGTATCGGAGCTAATGTTAAAATTACATTTTTTCAAGTGTACTGGATTGCTGTGAAACCTCCAGTTGAGGCTCTGGTGGCCCTCTTGGGCTTTATTTAATCCTGAGAAACGAATCAGAAAATCCTGCCAAATCATCCTTTAAAGAGCTCTCATTATTGGGTATTTACATTTCATGTTTAAAGTGGTTAAGTTTAGGTCGTGAGCCCTTAGATACCTGGATGATAATGTTTTCTAATGTAAAGAATATATTTTCATGATTATACTTGCAGTGGGTACCTTGAGTTCAAACTTGTTTCAAGCTCCTGAACTCCTTTTATCTcgatttctgattttttttttgtgaacACTTTTAGTTACTTCAGAATGCTAAAAAGAATGAGAACAGCCCTGGTACTTAGCAAATTTAAAGTTACTCTTGGCTTACAGGTGTGATGTAGAGAAATCTTTTACCTCAGAAATAGAAGCTGGGCAAATTTAAGAGGTGATGATTACTTTCTGTAATTCTTCATCAGGTTCAtttccaaagcagtgtggcctagtcgaaaaaggacctgggttttcatcccagttgcgccacttacctgctgagtgaccatgggcaaatgacttaacttttctgtgcctcagtttgctcatctgcaaaatggggattcattgcctattctccctcctatgtggaacatgagtatcttgtatctaccccagcacttaacatatgtcagttattgttgttttttattattttgtgacCCAAAGGGGGAATCCCTAAACAACAGGTGAAATTGTGAGTTGAGAGAATTTGAAAggcaggtgaaaaaaaaaaattgttatttaagcacttactatgtgccaagcactgttctaagcactggggaggatacaagctaatcaggttgaacacagtcc is a genomic window containing:
- the ZMYND11 gene encoding zinc finger MYND domain-containing protein 11 isoform X6, whose product is MSTYLRFIVSRMKERAIDLNKKGKDNKHPMYRRLVHSAVDVPTIQEKVNEGKYRSYEEFKADAQLLLHNTVIFYGADSEQADIARMLYKDTCHELDELQLCKNCFYLSNARPDNWFCYPCIPNHELVWAKMKGFGFWPAKVMQKEDNQVDVRFFGHHHQRAWIPSENIQDITVNIHRLHVKRSMGWKKACDELELHQRFLREGRFWKSKNEDRGEEEAESSISSTSNEQLKVTQEPRAKKGRRNQSVEPKKEEPEPETEAVSSSQEIPTMPQPIEKVSVSTQTKKLSASSPRMLHRSTQTSNDGVCQNMCHDKYTKVFNDFKDRMKSDHKRETERVVREALEKLRTEMEEEKRQAVNKAVANMQGEMDKKCKQVKEKCKEEFVEEIRKLAAQHKQLISQTKKKQWCYNCEEEAMYHCCWNTSYCSIKCQQEHWHAEHKRTCRRKR